The proteins below come from a single uncultured Carboxylicivirga sp. genomic window:
- a CDS encoding GDSL-type esterase/lipase family protein — protein sequence MFKNNFAKLICSAFVFLLFVNGINSQTNKVKMVFIGNSITAGVYDYHKSDVNVSYATQFGKLMQGIYGDTLEILNAGVSGRTMTKHGTAPIWNEKIFDKALSFHPDICLIALGTNDSKSGLYNLVQNEFFNDYQSMIDTFTSINPNTLFIVCLPPPIFEGHPYSPNDPHNDTLLVKSTIPLIESIAEKNKLFEIDFHTPFVNSIQYFSDKLHPNEEGHKQMAKILFDMFIEKDIIHQSLQLKDAK from the coding sequence ATGTTTAAAAATAACTTTGCAAAGTTGATTTGCTCAGCCTTCGTATTCCTGTTATTTGTTAATGGTATAAATTCTCAGACCAATAAAGTTAAAATGGTTTTTATTGGTAATAGTATTACAGCCGGTGTTTATGATTATCACAAAAGTGATGTTAATGTATCATACGCCACACAATTTGGTAAACTAATGCAAGGTATTTATGGCGATACGCTTGAAATACTTAATGCTGGTGTGTCGGGTAGAACAATGACCAAGCATGGAACAGCACCTATCTGGAATGAAAAGATCTTTGATAAAGCTCTCTCGTTTCATCCTGATATTTGTTTAATCGCATTAGGAACCAACGATTCGAAATCCGGTTTATACAATTTGGTTCAGAATGAATTCTTCAACGATTATCAAAGCATGATTGATACCTTTACATCTATTAATCCAAACACTTTATTTATTGTTTGCTTGCCTCCTCCTATTTTTGAAGGACATCCATATTCCCCCAATGACCCTCATAATGATACTTTGCTTGTTAAATCAACCATTCCACTTATCGAATCAATAGCAGAAAAGAATAAGTTATTTGAGATAGATTTTCACACACCTTTCGTTAACAGTATTCAGTATTTTTCGGACAAGCTTCACCCCAATGAAGAAGGGCATAAACAGATGGCAAAAATTCTTTTCGATATGTTTATTGAAAAAGATATTATTCATCAATCATTGCAATTAAAAGATGCTAAATGA
- a CDS encoding beta-galactosidase → MKTITTFILAVFLISGIKAQTTYTINIDQPEQEIIRGHLDLGGSNPAGEEISVNSYYIEKEGKPFFPIIGEFHYARFDEKYWEEEILKMKAGGINTIATYVFWNLHERKEGIFDWTGDLNLKKFLELINKHQLYAIVRVGPFCHGEMRNGGLPDWLYGRTFEVRSNAPEYLDYVDRLYGEIGNQTAGLLYKAGGPVIGIQLENEYQHSSAPWEFMYPGSKKDGTVPDREAAFSHTQITVTDGINPWSEYGKQHMANLKKLAKKNGLDTPIYTATGWGNATIVEKGSLPVTAGYAYPFWSDPRPSSFYLFKDIRKKPDYSPVSYNTDLYPSISAEIGPGIQVKYSRRPVVDYRSVNPLMTRIIGSGSNGIGYYMYHGGSTPVFDGKYYNEEANGIPRINYDFQAPIGQYGQVRYHFKHLRMLHLFLDAYADLLAPMKTVLPETNAGIKADNTETLRYAVRSYGNSGFLFIINFQDHIDLKNIEDVHIDIDAKDETISFPSKGTFDVAEATSAILPFNLKLEKALIKSATVQPLTILEKPEMNYYVFHSITGIDAEMNFPADTKLSKLNNARVTEVNGMKKVSAKTIAPFSFYANETYILIIPEHMAVNTTKINEDLYISDALILKDTNELQLITRETENQIHTFPAQKRDLESSSANIKRSKKEFKGFDSYTIIFDEVNPDVVIEKATSRKYTLQLQSDISNLNDVFVDIDYIGDRGLAFIDGKMITDHFYHNRTWELSLKNFASELNDNQMVFVFHPMYSDYSYLKDLNEVPEFIKGKYLEIKDFKVIPEYKTTITLQQ, encoded by the coding sequence ATGAAAACGATAACAACATTTATACTGGCAGTTTTTCTGATATCGGGCATAAAAGCTCAAACCACCTATACCATCAATATTGATCAGCCGGAGCAGGAAATTATCCGTGGACATCTTGATTTGGGTGGTTCTAATCCGGCAGGTGAAGAGATTAGTGTTAACAGTTATTATATCGAAAAAGAGGGAAAACCTTTCTTTCCGATTATTGGGGAATTTCATTATGCTCGCTTTGATGAGAAATACTGGGAAGAAGAGATCCTAAAGATGAAAGCCGGTGGTATCAATACCATTGCTACATACGTATTCTGGAATCTTCACGAACGTAAGGAAGGTATTTTCGATTGGACCGGAGACCTGAACCTGAAAAAGTTTCTTGAGTTGATTAATAAACATCAGCTATATGCCATTGTTCGTGTGGGTCCGTTTTGTCACGGTGAAATGCGTAACGGAGGTTTGCCCGACTGGCTCTACGGAAGAACATTTGAAGTAAGAAGCAACGCTCCTGAATACCTTGATTACGTTGACCGTTTATATGGAGAAATTGGCAACCAAACAGCCGGTCTTTTGTATAAAGCCGGCGGTCCCGTGATCGGCATTCAGCTCGAAAACGAATACCAACACTCATCGGCTCCCTGGGAATTTATGTATCCCGGAAGTAAAAAAGACGGAACAGTTCCGGATCGAGAGGCTGCTTTTTCGCATACACAAATCACTGTTACCGACGGTATAAATCCATGGTCGGAATACGGAAAGCAACATATGGCCAACCTGAAAAAACTGGCTAAGAAAAATGGATTGGATACACCTATCTATACAGCTACAGGTTGGGGAAACGCCACCATAGTTGAAAAAGGAAGCTTACCGGTTACCGCTGGTTATGCCTACCCTTTCTGGTCTGATCCGCGACCTTCAAGCTTTTATCTCTTTAAAGACATCAGAAAAAAACCGGACTATAGCCCGGTAAGCTACAATACCGACCTCTACCCTTCCATCTCCGCCGAAATTGGTCCCGGTATACAGGTTAAATACTCACGTCGCCCGGTGGTTGATTACCGAAGTGTTAATCCTTTAATGACCCGCATTATCGGAAGCGGTTCAAACGGAATCGGTTATTATATGTATCACGGTGGTTCAACTCCGGTATTTGATGGAAAATATTATAACGAAGAGGCAAACGGAATACCTCGGATCAATTATGATTTTCAAGCTCCCATTGGGCAATACGGACAAGTACGCTACCATTTTAAACATCTACGTATGCTGCATCTATTTTTAGATGCATATGCTGATCTACTTGCTCCGATGAAGACTGTTTTACCAGAAACAAACGCCGGTATCAAAGCTGATAACACAGAAACATTACGATATGCAGTCCGCTCATACGGTAATTCCGGATTCTTGTTTATCATCAATTTCCAGGATCATATCGATCTGAAGAATATTGAAGATGTACACATTGATATTGACGCCAAAGATGAAACCATCTCGTTCCCTTCTAAAGGAACATTTGATGTTGCTGAAGCCACCAGTGCCATACTTCCTTTTAATCTAAAGCTTGAAAAGGCACTGATTAAATCAGCTACCGTTCAACCGCTCACTATTCTGGAAAAACCGGAGATGAATTACTATGTATTCCATAGCATCACCGGAATAGATGCTGAGATGAATTTCCCGGCTGACACTAAATTATCAAAACTGAATAATGCAAGAGTTACGGAGGTGAATGGTATGAAAAAGGTTAGTGCTAAAACTATTGCTCCTTTTTCATTCTATGCCAACGAAACCTACATTCTGATAATTCCAGAACATATGGCGGTTAATACCACTAAAATAAACGAAGACTTATATATTTCGGATGCATTAATTCTGAAGGATACTAATGAATTGCAATTAATAACGCGCGAAACAGAAAATCAAATTCATACCTTTCCGGCTCAGAAGAGAGATTTAGAATCTTCATCGGCTAACATTAAAAGATCTAAGAAAGAGTTTAAAGGATTTGATTCTTACACAATCATTTTCGATGAAGTTAATCCCGATGTGGTAATTGAAAAAGCAACCTCACGAAAATATACGTTGCAACTGCAATCCGACATATCCAACCTGAATGATGTATTTGTTGATATTGATTACATTGGCGATCGTGGTCTGGCATTTATTGACGGCAAAATGATTACCGATCATTTTTACCATAATCGCACATGGGAACTCAGCTTAAAAAACTTTGCTTCTGAGTTGAATGATAATCAGATGGTATTTGTTTTTCACCCTATGTACTCCGACTATAGTTACTTGAAAGATCTGAATGAAGTTCCTGAATTTATAAAAGGGAAATATTTAGAGATAAAAGATTTTAAAGTCATTCCGGAATATAAAACGACTATTACATTACAGCAATAA
- a CDS encoding sugar-binding domain-containing protein, which translates to MYKFTYLVLIASLFIGACQQQTTYSIDLSGEWKYKLDEEEIGIENRWFIKDFTETIQLPGALRDYGIGHEPDLHTNWTGSIYDSSWYFNPAMEKYRQAGNVKFPFWLTPDKHYVGKAWYQKEVEIPDNWQGTDVCIYLERPHWQTTVWFDDIKIGSDNSLSVPHQFIIPAEAVTKGKHRLTVLVDNAIRDIDPGINSHSISDHTQGNWNGIVGAMKMFPKSDVRIQQLKITPNLQGQSITAEVILSSSLPGGKLTFEVKGLNHNHQLPVIIKDCKDAKDTLVYNIPMGDDFKTWSEFSPDIYELSVQLSDTSGSVDSFASAFGMREFTINDKHFEINGIPLFLRGTTECCVFPLTGYPPTDETDWDRIFEICQSFGLNHMRFHSYCPPEAAFKSADKAGFYLQVEGPSWAKYSTSLGYGKPIDQYLMDETKRIIDTYGNHPSFCMMAYGNEPSGKYVPYLENWVDHFRKYDPQRVFTGASTGRSWAIIDNSDFIVRSPPRGLEWTTKQPESEFDYRDKTENQERPYVTFEMGQWCVFPNFKEIEKYTGSLKAKNFELFQEDLANHHMADLADDFLMASGKMQASCYKQEIEATMRTPNLAGFQLLSLNDFSGQGTALVGVLDAFWDEKGYITAKEFSAFCNKVVPLARLPKFTFKSNENLEAAIEIANFSGEAINNEPVKWQLLRDSATVVKQGSIKTSTISIGHNNPIGNIEVPLSFAKKAEQLTLAVSVGEYQNQWNIWVYPVAQPEIKTDDLIITDQMNAKTLQALEDGKSVLLLASGKVENGKDVVQHHTPVFWNTSWFRMRPPHTTGVLIQNEHPVFNDFPTDYYSDMQWWEIDNLQQAMNLEYFPVDFRPLIQPIDTWFMNRRLAMLFEANVEKGKLIVCSIDLSDNMNERPVARQLKQSILNYMTSDQFFPSSDINYEVIEELFEKKEREGWKSYVREDP; encoded by the coding sequence ATGTACAAATTTACTTACCTGGTATTAATAGCCTCTCTATTCATAGGTGCCTGCCAACAGCAAACCACTTATTCAATTGATTTAAGCGGCGAATGGAAATACAAATTAGATGAAGAAGAAATTGGAATAGAAAATCGTTGGTTCATTAAGGATTTTACTGAAACCATCCAACTCCCCGGAGCACTTCGCGATTATGGCATAGGTCATGAACCTGATTTGCATACCAACTGGACGGGAAGTATTTATGACAGCTCATGGTATTTCAATCCTGCGATGGAAAAATATCGTCAGGCGGGCAATGTTAAATTCCCGTTCTGGTTAACTCCTGACAAACACTATGTAGGGAAGGCATGGTATCAGAAAGAAGTTGAAATACCTGACAACTGGCAAGGCACAGATGTGTGTATTTACCTCGAACGTCCACACTGGCAAACAACGGTTTGGTTTGATGATATTAAAATAGGATCGGACAACAGCTTATCTGTGCCTCATCAGTTTATTATACCTGCTGAAGCTGTAACAAAAGGCAAACATCGTCTGACAGTGTTGGTCGATAATGCTATTCGTGATATTGATCCCGGAATAAATTCTCACAGTATCTCCGATCATACCCAGGGCAACTGGAACGGAATAGTTGGTGCCATGAAGATGTTTCCCAAATCAGATGTCCGTATTCAGCAATTAAAAATCACTCCTAATTTACAAGGACAGTCAATAACAGCTGAGGTAATCTTATCATCTTCCCTGCCCGGCGGCAAACTTACCTTTGAGGTGAAAGGATTGAATCACAATCATCAGTTACCTGTAATAATTAAAGATTGTAAGGATGCAAAAGATACGTTGGTATACAACATTCCAATGGGTGATGATTTCAAAACCTGGAGTGAATTTTCTCCGGATATTTATGAACTAAGCGTTCAATTATCTGATACATCAGGATCTGTCGATTCATTTGCATCAGCATTCGGAATGAGGGAATTCACCATTAACGATAAACATTTCGAAATAAACGGTATTCCGTTGTTTTTAAGGGGAACCACCGAATGCTGCGTATTTCCGCTGACAGGTTACCCGCCAACCGATGAAACAGATTGGGATCGTATTTTCGAAATTTGTCAATCATTTGGCCTGAACCATATGCGTTTTCACTCCTATTGTCCGCCTGAAGCTGCTTTTAAGTCGGCTGACAAAGCAGGGTTTTATTTGCAGGTGGAAGGTCCGAGCTGGGCCAAATATTCTACATCGCTGGGCTATGGCAAACCTATCGATCAATACCTGATGGACGAAACCAAGCGCATCATTGATACTTATGGTAACCATCCGTCGTTTTGCATGATGGCATACGGCAACGAGCCATCGGGTAAATATGTTCCTTATCTCGAAAACTGGGTGGATCACTTCCGAAAATACGATCCGCAACGCGTATTTACCGGTGCTTCAACCGGCAGAAGCTGGGCCATTATCGATAACAGCGATTTTATTGTTCGTTCTCCACCTCGCGGTCTGGAATGGACAACCAAACAACCCGAATCGGAATTCGATTACCGTGATAAAACCGAGAATCAAGAGCGCCCTTATGTAACATTTGAAATGGGACAATGGTGTGTATTCCCGAATTTTAAAGAAATTGAAAAATATACAGGATCACTGAAAGCCAAAAATTTCGAATTGTTTCAGGAAGATCTAGCCAACCATCACATGGCTGATTTAGCCGATGATTTTCTGATGGCTTCTGGTAAGATGCAGGCATCATGCTATAAACAAGAGATTGAAGCAACCATGCGAACACCCAATCTGGCAGGCTTCCAGCTGTTGTCATTGAATGATTTCAGCGGACAGGGCACAGCATTGGTTGGTGTACTGGATGCTTTTTGGGATGAGAAAGGGTACATCACCGCTAAAGAGTTTTCGGCCTTCTGTAACAAGGTGGTTCCGTTAGCACGACTTCCAAAATTCACCTTCAAATCCAACGAAAATCTGGAAGCTGCAATCGAGATTGCTAATTTCAGTGGTGAAGCTATCAACAATGAACCCGTAAAATGGCAGTTGCTAAGAGATTCAGCCACCGTAGTTAAACAAGGAAGTATCAAAACCTCAACCATTTCGATTGGTCACAACAATCCGATTGGTAATATTGAGGTCCCTTTAAGTTTTGCTAAAAAAGCCGAACAACTAACGCTTGCTGTATCTGTGGGCGAATATCAAAACCAATGGAATATATGGGTTTACCCTGTTGCTCAACCAGAAATTAAAACGGATGATCTGATTATTACCGATCAAATGAATGCTAAAACCTTACAGGCATTAGAAGATGGTAAATCAGTATTATTGCTGGCTTCAGGTAAAGTTGAGAATGGTAAAGATGTGGTTCAGCATCATACGCCTGTTTTTTGGAATACATCTTGGTTCCGCATGCGTCCGCCACATACAACGGGTGTATTAATTCAAAATGAGCATCCTGTGTTTAATGATTTCCCTACTGATTATTACAGCGATATGCAGTGGTGGGAAATTGATAACCTGCAACAGGCCATGAATCTGGAGTATTTCCCTGTTGACTTTCGTCCGCTGATTCAACCTATCGACACCTGGTTTATGAATCGAAGACTGGCAATGCTTTTTGAAGCAAATGTGGAAAAAGGTAAGTTGATTGTTTGCAGCATTGATCTATCAGACAATATGAATGAAAGGCCAGTTGCACGTCAGTTGAAGCAAAGTATTCTCAACTATATGACATCCGATCAGTTTTTTCCTTCTTCTGATATTAATTATGAAGTAATAGAAGAACTTTTTGAGAAGAAAGAACGTGAGGGGTGGAAATCGTATGTGCGGGAAGATCCATAA
- a CDS encoding TonB-dependent receptor, giving the protein MHKLLFVVLVQVILLPVCAQRVVLHGKVYDKSNSKKVDFANVYIKSINCVASSGADGQYRFDNLAQGEYVLQVSHLGYEKYSQKITLSKEISTIDIALTPKAETISPIVVTGTGTSYHLDNVPVQTEIITQKDITEVGGQSVEEVLAGVSSSLDFTLSSMGTNLKINGLGNDYVLILVNGKRLTGGLSGYTDLSRLNANDIKQIEIVKGASSTLYGSDAIAGVINIITKKTLNKLDVTNNSSIQNYGRIKQLNTLSFNGGKLAGKTSFNYRHTDGWQLSNMKFNNAWQNNHDLPFLEETYYKPVNKSNAYTIAQDFDYRINQNLKVYAGGSWYEKTLFFPFKAQMHNYYYNNRGVSVGGDYNINPNSKLNFSVDYNNYLYYTEYPYKYNESYMVDGSVLRLTYYPGDRFKNSDETTVIAQAKGVFKLNDVHNLSVGTEFLYEMLESQYRLTVADATASTYSLYVQDEITLVDDFSVVAGIRAIYYNKTGMEYTPKLSAMYNLNPFTLRVTYANGFKSPTLRELYYFYESDRMGMHRLYMGNEDLKPQKSHYFSLATDYKNKSFTAGVSVYLNKVNDMIDYLIISADDYTRLTGDTLSYNRKKEIEEFKWRYNIDEARTVGVDCHVGMKLFKQLKVNLGYSYVDAKNLTQNIRLNGISAHSATAKASWTKKWKDYKLNANVSGVYKSDKFYLEEDETRSYAKPYQLWKITTNHTFYHLNDCDITAVLGIDNLLNFIDDSPYGSHYATLSPGRTYLVGLNIKYHKYHEQL; this is encoded by the coding sequence ATGCATAAATTGTTATTTGTGGTACTTGTGCAGGTTATTTTATTGCCTGTATGTGCGCAAAGAGTGGTTTTACATGGTAAGGTGTATGATAAAAGCAACTCGAAAAAGGTTGACTTTGCCAATGTTTATATCAAAAGTATCAATTGTGTTGCTTCGTCGGGTGCCGACGGACAGTATCGCTTTGATAATTTGGCACAAGGTGAGTATGTTTTACAGGTTAGTCATTTGGGTTATGAAAAATACAGTCAGAAAATTACTTTGTCAAAGGAAATCAGTACAATTGATATTGCTTTAACACCTAAGGCTGAAACTATTTCGCCAATTGTAGTAACTGGTACAGGTACTTCGTATCATTTAGATAATGTACCTGTTCAAACCGAAATTATTACCCAAAAAGATATTACCGAAGTAGGAGGCCAAAGTGTAGAAGAGGTTTTGGCAGGCGTTTCATCCTCACTCGATTTTACTTTGAGTTCGATGGGAACCAACTTAAAAATTAATGGGTTAGGTAACGATTATGTTCTTATTTTGGTAAATGGTAAAAGGTTAACCGGCGGTTTGAGTGGATACACCGATTTAAGCCGATTAAATGCCAACGATATCAAGCAAATCGAAATTGTAAAAGGTGCCTCTTCAACTTTATACGGGTCTGATGCTATTGCTGGTGTTATTAATATCATTACCAAAAAAACACTAAATAAACTCGATGTAACTAATAATTCATCTATCCAAAATTATGGGAGAATTAAGCAATTAAACACACTTAGTTTTAATGGGGGAAAATTGGCTGGTAAAACTTCGTTTAATTACAGGCATACCGATGGCTGGCAGCTTAGTAATATGAAGTTTAATAATGCCTGGCAAAACAATCATGATCTTCCGTTTTTAGAAGAAACTTATTACAAGCCTGTTAATAAAAGCAATGCTTATACCATCGCTCAGGATTTTGACTATCGTATCAATCAAAACTTAAAAGTATATGCAGGTGGATCGTGGTACGAAAAAACCTTGTTCTTTCCGTTTAAGGCACAAATGCACAACTACTATTACAATAACAGAGGTGTTTCGGTCGGAGGAGATTATAACATCAACCCCAACAGTAAATTAAATTTTAGTGTTGATTATAATAACTACCTGTATTATACCGAATATCCTTATAAATATAACGAGTCGTACATGGTTGATGGTAGTGTTTTGCGATTAACGTATTACCCCGGCGACCGATTTAAAAACTCCGACGAAACAACTGTGATTGCTCAGGCAAAGGGAGTGTTTAAATTAAACGATGTTCACAACTTAAGTGTAGGAACTGAGTTTTTGTACGAAATGTTAGAGTCGCAATATCGCTTAACTGTTGCCGATGCCACTGCTAGTACCTATTCGCTTTATGTACAGGACGAGATAACGTTGGTAGATGATTTTAGTGTAGTTGCAGGTATACGTGCCATCTATTATAACAAAACCGGTATGGAGTATACTCCCAAACTATCGGCCATGTACAACCTAAATCCATTTACCTTGCGGGTTACTTATGCCAATGGATTTAAGAGTCCGACTTTGCGCGAGCTTTATTATTTCTACGAGAGCGATCGCATGGGAATGCATCGATTGTATATGGGTAATGAAGATTTAAAACCGCAAAAGTCGCATTATTTTTCATTAGCAACCGATTATAAAAACAAATCATTTACAGCAGGAGTATCGGTTTACCTCAATAAGGTAAATGATATGATTGATTATTTAATTATTAGTGCCGATGATTATACGCGTTTAACCGGCGATACCTTATCATACAATCGTAAAAAAGAAATTGAAGAGTTTAAATGGCGTTATAATATTGATGAGGCCCGAACTGTTGGGGTTGATTGCCATGTGGGAATGAAATTGTTTAAACAGCTTAAAGTTAATTTGGGCTACAGTTATGTCGATGCCAAAAACCTTACCCAAAACATCCGTTTGAATGGAATATCTGCTCACAGTGCAACTGCTAAAGCGTCGTGGACAAAGAAATGGAAAGACTATAAGCTAAATGCCAATGTATCGGGGGTATATAAGTCGGATAAATTCTACCTCGAAGAAGACGAGACACGCTCTTATGCTAAACCTTACCAACTCTGGAAAATTACCACCAACCATACCTTTTATCATTTAAATGACTGCGATATAACAGCCGTATTAGGTATCGATAATTTGCTGAATTTTATCGATGATAGTCCTTACGGATCGCATTATGCCACACTCTCTCCGGGAAGAACATACTTGGTAGGATTGAATATTAAATACCATAAATATCACGAACAACTATAA
- a CDS encoding sirohydrochlorin cobaltochelatase — protein sequence MKQINKAVAYFLMALAGFTACSDDDENSSVVLGDKEGIVLVTFGSSYEAPQQTFTNVDAKAKTAFPGEEIRWGYTSDIILNKLRQGNGEGSLNGVIIDRDTPEECFEVMVRDGYSKFAIQSLHVIPGEEFDELQEDVDELETKYPGVECLVGKPLLSSDADIKKVAEVMAEKFKGAVAEGPVCFMGHGTPHAADAQYKKLETELKKINANFFVGTVEGTGFEAGTTSIGGIINELATLSPKPTKVTISPMMSIAGDHANNDMNGNTGETDPAEQSWRERLEAEGYQVTDVMKGLGDYDEIVAIWMQHLSDAMND from the coding sequence ATGAAACAAATAAACAAAGCCGTAGCTTATTTTTTAATGGCCCTTGCAGGGTTTACAGCATGTAGTGATGATGACGAAAATTCGTCTGTCGTTTTGGGCGATAAAGAAGGTATTGTATTAGTTACTTTCGGATCATCGTACGAAGCACCACAACAAACTTTTACTAATGTAGATGCGAAAGCAAAAACTGCCTTCCCAGGCGAAGAAATCCGATGGGGATACACTTCTGATATTATTCTGAATAAATTACGTCAGGGTAATGGCGAAGGTAGTTTAAACGGTGTAATTATCGACAGAGATACTCCTGAAGAGTGTTTTGAAGTGATGGTACGAGATGGTTATTCTAAATTCGCTATCCAATCACTACACGTTATTCCAGGTGAGGAATTCGACGAATTACAGGAAGATGTTGATGAATTGGAAACTAAGTATCCGGGTGTTGAGTGTTTAGTTGGTAAGCCTCTTTTATCATCAGATGCTGATATTAAAAAAGTAGCTGAAGTAATGGCTGAAAAATTTAAAGGTGCTGTAGCCGAAGGTCCGGTTTGTTTTATGGGACACGGTACACCTCATGCTGCCGATGCTCAATACAAAAAATTAGAAACCGAATTAAAGAAGATAAATGCTAACTTCTTTGTGGGTACAGTTGAAGGTACAGGCTTCGAAGCAGGTACTACTTCAATTGGCGGAATCATTAATGAGTTAGCAACACTTTCTCCAAAACCAACAAAAGTAACCATTTCGCCTATGATGTCTATTGCCGGAGATCATGCCAATAATGATATGAATGGTAACACTGGTGAAACAGATCCTGCAGAACAATCGTGGAGAGAAAGATTAGAAGCAGAAGGTTACCAAGTTACTGATGTAATGAAAGGTTTAGGTGATTACGATGAAATTGTTGCCATTTGGATGCAGCATTTATCTGATGCCATGAATGACTAA